One segment of Falco biarmicus isolate bFalBia1 chromosome 12, bFalBia1.pri, whole genome shotgun sequence DNA contains the following:
- the ZFP36L2 gene encoding mRNA decay activator protein ZFP36L2: MSTTLLSAFYDIDFLCKTEKSLTNLSSMLDKKAVGTPVTPPSSSFAPGFLRRHSTSNLPALAGGSKFPSPTGSSSSSTSSSSSSSSSFGSLKETSSGGGGGSSSPTALLNKENKFRDRSFSENGERSQHLMQQLQQQQQAAAGKGGGSGGGGGAPINSTRYKTELCRPFEESGACKYGEKCQFAHGFHELRSLTRHPKYKTELCRTFHTIGFCPYGPRCHFIHNADERRPAPGGGTAAPPAAAAAGPHHHPHHPPPHPAGSTGDLRAFAPRDHPLGGGGFGHPRGGGGERPKLHHSLSFSGFSAHHHHHHPHPHGAAPPPPGGRLDAALLESPGGSRTPPPPASASYCEELLSPPCANNAFAFSGQELGSLIAPLALHTQNFAAAAAAAAAAAAYYRCQQQPPPPGGGCPPPPASPPFSFQPLRRLSESPVFDAPPSPPDSLSDRESYLSGSLSSGSLSGSESPSLDSGRRLPIFSRLSISDD, translated from the exons ATGTCGACGACGCTTTTATCTGCCTTCTACGACATTGACTTCTTGTGCAAG aCGGAGAAGTCCCTGACCAACCTCAGCAGCATGCTGGACAAGAAGGCCGTGGGGACCCCGGTgaccccccccagctccagcttcGCACCGGGCTTCCTGCGGCGGCACTCCACCAGCAACCTGCCGGCGCTGGCCGGCGGCTCCAAGTTCCCCAGTCCCACCGGCTCCAGCtcttcctccacctcctcctcgtcctcctcctcctcctcgttcGGCAGCCTGAAGGAGACGAGCtccggcggaggcggcggcagcagcagccccacggCCTTGCTCAACAAGGAGAACAAGTTCCGGGACCGCTCCTTCAGCGAGAACGGCGAGCGCAGCCAGCACCtcatgcagcagctgcagcagcagcagcaggcggCGGCCGGCAAGGGGGGCGgctccggcggcggcggcggggcccccATCAACTCGACGCGCTACAAGACGGAGCTGTGCCGCCCCTTCGAGGAGAGCGGCGCCTGCAAGTACGGCGAGAAGTGCCAGTTCGCCCACGGCTTCCACGAGCTGCGCAGCCTCACCCGCCACCCCAAGTACAAGACCGAGCTCTGCCGCACCTTCCACACCATCGGCTTCTGCCCCTACGGGCCGCgctgccacttcatccacaaCGCCGACGAGCGCCGCCCGGCGCCCGGCGGGGGCacggccgccccccccgccgccgccgccgcggggccgcaCCACCACCCGCACCACCCGCCCCCGCACCCCGCCGGCAGCACCGGCGACCTCCGCGCCTTCGCCCCCCGCGACCACCCGCTGGGCGGCGGCGGCTTCGGGCAcccgcgcggcggcggcggggagcggcccAAGCTGCACCACAGCCTGAGCTTCTCCGGCTTCTCcgcccaccaccaccaccaccacccgcACCCCCAcggcgccgccccgccgccgcccggcggCCGCCTGGACGCCGCCCTGCTGGAGAGCCCCGGCGGGTCGCgcacgccgccgccgcccgcctccGCCTCGTACTGCGAGGAGCTGCTCTCGCCGCCCTGCGCCAACAACGCCTTCGCCTTCtcggggcaggagctgggcagcctCATCGCCCCGCTCGCCCTGCACACCCAGAACTtcgccgcggccgccgccgcagccgccgccgccgccgcctaCTaccgctgccagcagcagccgccgccgcccggagggggctgcccgccgccccccgcctcgCCGCCCTTCAGCTTCCAGCCCCTCCGCCGCCTCTCCGAGTCGCCCGTCTTCGACGCGCCGCCCAGCCCCCCGGACTCCCTCTCCGACCGGGAGAGCTACCTGAGCGGCTCGCTCAGCTCCGGCTCCCTCAGCGGCTCCGAGTCGCCCAGCCTGGACTCGGGCCGCCGCCTGCCCATCTTCAGCCGCCTCTCCATCTCCGACGACtag
- the LOC130157668 gene encoding basic proline-rich protein-like, whose amino-acid sequence FANVFSKCRVPADVVRFAPLDPQGLTARLGSRRGSNASAGFSSNKTSHVRPSVRPSSPSHLSRSPAKAEGTGPRGRCRLSHDVFAQPYRRGAGGGVLHDGSRPTLGGCPLHAAGGPCLRRGAARREGPGAAGRGRGGGARRGSARGWRDLGGCRAAAGAGCAGGGRGTGCGARGASWRGGPRVSPAGAAAAAPPGSPPAAPEHGPAGNPTDTPPAPPSRGAAQPALSRRPAGRTGAARARPLFQTNCVAKVSFRWREETVSPALPPLPRHPPPARRGTAGTPRAGAGAAAAAGPGEGRGGTSQGPALLPPPAPRPPPRSVPPAPRVHRGLMAVGTAGPRSPARPERRPLPAPAEGGAARPVGAGRAERGTAPGPRSAAFIWGRRGAPRSSRSSPAAVQPPSPPRPGTRRPAGKETGPFRISSKRPPPI is encoded by the coding sequence tttgcaaatgtgttttcaaagtGCAGGGTTCCTGCTGACGTGGTCAGATTTGCACCCTTGGATCCCCAGGGCCTGACCGCGCGGCTCGGAAGCCGAAGAGGATCAAACGCCTCTGCTGGCTTTAGCAGCAATAAAACTTCACacgtccgtccgtccgtccgtccgtctTCCCCTTCCCATTTGTCCCGCAGCCCAGCGAAGGCGGAGGGGacggggccgcggggccgctgCCGCCTTTCCCACGACGTGTTTGCGCAGCCTTAtcggcgcggggcgggcgggggtgTTTTGCACGACGGCTCCCGGCCCACCTTGGGCGGCTGCCCGCTCCACGCCGCCGGGGGACCGTGCCTCCGGCGGGGGGCAGCCCGGCGGGagggccccggggcggcgggaaggggaagggggggaggggcgcGGCGGGGCTCGGCGAGGGGCTGGCGCGACCTTGGCGGGtgccgggccgcggcgggggcggggtgTGCGGGGGGCGGGCGTGGGACGGGGTGCGGGGCCAGGGGTGCGTCGTGGCGGGGCGGGCCGCGTGTCAGCCCGGCCGGtgcagcggcggcggcgccccccggctccccgcccgccgctcccgAACACGGACCAGCAGGAAACCCGACCgacaccccccccgcccccccgagCAGGGGAGCGGCGCAGCCCGCGCTCAGCCGCCGTCCCGCCGGTCGCACCGGGGCAGCGCGGGCTCGACCTTTGTTCCAAACCAATTGCGTGGCAAAAGTTTCTTTTCGGTGGCGGGAGGAAACGGTGTCCCCGGCGCTGCCGCCTCTCCCCCGGcacccgccgcccgcccgccgaGGCACCGCGGGCActccccgggccggggccggggccgcagcagcggcggggcccggggaGGGGCGCGGAGGCACTTCGCAGGGCCCCGCGCTgctcccgccgccggccccgcggcccccgccccgctccgtCCCGCCCGCGCCGCGGGTGCACCGGGGGCTGATGGCGGTCGGCACGGCggggccccgctcccccgcccgccccgaGCGCCGCCCCCTCCCGGCCCCAGCGGagggcggggcggcccggccggtgggggcggggcgggccgaGCGGGGCACCGCCCCCGGGCCGCGGTCGGCGGCGTTTATAtgggggcggcgcggggcgccgCGGAGTTCCCGCAGTTCGCCCGCTGCTGTGCAGCCGCCGTCGCCGCCTCGGCCCGGCACCCGCCGTCCCGCCGGGAAGGAGACGGGACCATTTCGGATCTCAAGCAAACGGCCCCCTCCTATCTAG